A stretch of Brassica rapa cultivar Chiifu-401-42 chromosome A08, CAAS_Brap_v3.01, whole genome shotgun sequence DNA encodes these proteins:
- the LOC103833996 gene encoding uncharacterized protein LOC103833996 isoform X1, with amino-acid sequence MSSLVLGGLKMIDQFINFVIRPPRAEYDPDQYLWEKDFSIGGTKCKRQDLELTNSRGHTLRCSHYIPSSSLENTTPLPCVIYCHGNSGCRADANEAAMVLLPSNITVFTLDFSGSGLSDGDYVSLGWHEKDDLKTVVSYLRSSNQVSRIGLWGRSMGAVTSLLYGAEDPSIAGMVLDSAFSNLFDLMMELVDVYKIRLPKFTVKVAVQYMRRVIQKKAKFNIMDLNCLKVSPKTFIPALFGHASGDKFIQPHHSDHILKCYAGDKNIIKFDGDHNSSRPQFYYDSVLIFFYNVLRPPQVSSACSSKLESYSAAGLDENFLYEIISGLRSACIDVASSSSSAPPASLTTKPTNELISEAMPIMDTDDLLVADNDQNIDEPEGMPIDQFEEGCSFTSSNRESWGRCSSLGGSEEDESLAVGEGDQVEKADIGNTEQKPIESTRQQEEEEKEERKEKKMKKGVETDAKKPKREKLERLEAFSKRLRLGIIKRVNHGRHRSSQP; translated from the exons ATGAGTTCATTGGTACTTGGAGGACTCAAGATGATTGACCAGTTCATCAACTTTGTTATTCGCCCTCCCAG GGCTGAGTATGATCCTGATCAGTATTTGTGGGAGAAGGACTTTAGCATCGGTGGCACAAAGTGTAAAAGGCAAGACTTGGAG CTTACAAATTCAAGGGGTCACACCTTGCGTTGCAGTCACTACAttccttcatcttctttggAGAATACTACTCCTCTTCCTTGCGTTATATACTGCCATGGTAATAG TGGATGTAGGGCAGATGCAAATGAGGCAGCAATGGTTCTTCTTCCATCTAACATTACTGTTTTCACACTTGACTTCTCCGGTTCTGGCTTATCTGATGGTGATTATGTTAGCCTTGGCTGGCATGAG AAAGATGATCTCAAGACTGTGGTTTCTTACCTGAGAAGCAGCAATCAGGTGTCTCGTATTGGACTTTGGGGACGGTCTATGGGTGCAGTTACCAG CCTTCTCTATGGAGCAGAAGATCCTTCAATTGCTGGAATGGTCTTAGACAGTGCATTCTCAAACTTATTTGATCTTATGATGGAACTAGTGGATGTTTACAAGATCAGACTTCCTAAATTCACA GTTAAAGTGGCTGTACAGTACATGCGGCGAGTAATTCAGAAAAAGGCCAAGTTTAATATCATGGATCTCAATTGTCTCAAG GTTTCACCAAAGACTTTTATTCCAGCTTTGTTTGGGCATGCAAGCGGAGACAAATTCATCCAACCTCATCACTCTGACCACATTCTCAAGTGCTATGCG GGAGACAAAaacatcatcaagtttgatggTGATCACAACTCCTCACGGCCGCAGTTTTATTATGATTCAGTGTTAATATTCTTCTACAATGTTCTACGCCCGCCTCAAGTTTCTTCAGCTTGCTCATCTAAACTTGAAAGTTATAGCGCTGCTGGTTTGGACGAG AATTTTCTGTATGAGATCATCTCTGGGCTTCGTTCGGCATGTATCGATGTTgcaagttcttcttcttctgcaccTCCTGCCTCTCTAACAACAAAGCCAACAAATGAGCTCATCTCAGAAGCCATGCCCATTATGGATACT GATGACTTGCTTGTAGCAGACAATGATCAGAACATTGATGAACCTGAG GGGATGCCTATTGATCAGTTTGAAGAAGGATGTTCATTCACAAGCTCTAACAGGGAAAGCTGGGGTAGATGCTCTTCACTAGGAGGctctgaagaagatgagagcTTGGCTGTCGGCGAGGGTGATCAG GTCGAGAAAGCTGATATTGGAAACACAGAACAGAAGCCAATAGAGTCCACTAgacaacaagaagaagaagaaaaagaagagaggaaggagaagaaaatgaagaaaggAGTTGAAACAGATGCAAAGAAGCCTAAACGAGAGAAACTGGAAAGGTTAGAGGCTTTCAGCAAAAGACTCAGGCTTGGCATCATAAAGCGAGTAAACCATGGAAGACACCGTTCTTCGCAACCTTAA
- the LOC103833996 gene encoding uncharacterized protein LOC103833996 isoform X2 has translation MILISICGRRTLASVAQSVKGKTWRQLTNSRGHTLRCSHYIPSSSLENTTPLPCVIYCHGNSGCRADANEAAMVLLPSNITVFTLDFSGSGLSDGDYVSLGWHEKDDLKTVVSYLRSSNQVSRIGLWGRSMGAVTSLLYGAEDPSIAGMVLDSAFSNLFDLMMELVDVYKIRLPKFTVKVAVQYMRRVIQKKAKFNIMDLNCLKVSPKTFIPALFGHASGDKFIQPHHSDHILKCYAGDKNIIKFDGDHNSSRPQFYYDSVLIFFYNVLRPPQVSSACSSKLESYSAAGLDENFLYEIISGLRSACIDVASSSSSAPPASLTTKPTNELISEAMPIMDTDDLLVADNDQNIDEPEGMPIDQFEEGCSFTSSNRESWGRCSSLGGSEEDESLAVGEGDQVEKADIGNTEQKPIESTRQQEEEEKEERKEKKMKKGVETDAKKPKREKLERLEAFSKRLRLGIIKRVNHGRHRSSQP, from the exons ATGATCCTGATCAGTATTTGTGGGAGAAGGACTTTAGCATCGGTGGCACAAAGTGTAAAAGGCAAGACTTGGAGGCAA CTTACAAATTCAAGGGGTCACACCTTGCGTTGCAGTCACTACAttccttcatcttctttggAGAATACTACTCCTCTTCCTTGCGTTATATACTGCCATGGTAATAG TGGATGTAGGGCAGATGCAAATGAGGCAGCAATGGTTCTTCTTCCATCTAACATTACTGTTTTCACACTTGACTTCTCCGGTTCTGGCTTATCTGATGGTGATTATGTTAGCCTTGGCTGGCATGAG AAAGATGATCTCAAGACTGTGGTTTCTTACCTGAGAAGCAGCAATCAGGTGTCTCGTATTGGACTTTGGGGACGGTCTATGGGTGCAGTTACCAG CCTTCTCTATGGAGCAGAAGATCCTTCAATTGCTGGAATGGTCTTAGACAGTGCATTCTCAAACTTATTTGATCTTATGATGGAACTAGTGGATGTTTACAAGATCAGACTTCCTAAATTCACA GTTAAAGTGGCTGTACAGTACATGCGGCGAGTAATTCAGAAAAAGGCCAAGTTTAATATCATGGATCTCAATTGTCTCAAG GTTTCACCAAAGACTTTTATTCCAGCTTTGTTTGGGCATGCAAGCGGAGACAAATTCATCCAACCTCATCACTCTGACCACATTCTCAAGTGCTATGCG GGAGACAAAaacatcatcaagtttgatggTGATCACAACTCCTCACGGCCGCAGTTTTATTATGATTCAGTGTTAATATTCTTCTACAATGTTCTACGCCCGCCTCAAGTTTCTTCAGCTTGCTCATCTAAACTTGAAAGTTATAGCGCTGCTGGTTTGGACGAG AATTTTCTGTATGAGATCATCTCTGGGCTTCGTTCGGCATGTATCGATGTTgcaagttcttcttcttctgcaccTCCTGCCTCTCTAACAACAAAGCCAACAAATGAGCTCATCTCAGAAGCCATGCCCATTATGGATACT GATGACTTGCTTGTAGCAGACAATGATCAGAACATTGATGAACCTGAG GGGATGCCTATTGATCAGTTTGAAGAAGGATGTTCATTCACAAGCTCTAACAGGGAAAGCTGGGGTAGATGCTCTTCACTAGGAGGctctgaagaagatgagagcTTGGCTGTCGGCGAGGGTGATCAG GTCGAGAAAGCTGATATTGGAAACACAGAACAGAAGCCAATAGAGTCCACTAgacaacaagaagaagaagaaaaagaagagaggaaggagaagaaaatgaagaaaggAGTTGAAACAGATGCAAAGAAGCCTAAACGAGAGAAACTGGAAAGGTTAGAGGCTTTCAGCAAAAGACTCAGGCTTGGCATCATAAAGCGAGTAAACCATGGAAGACACCGTTCTTCGCAACCTTAA
- the LOC103833996 gene encoding uncharacterized protein LOC103833996 isoform X3: protein MVLLPSNITVFTLDFSGSGLSDGDYVSLGWHEKDDLKTVVSYLRSSNQVSRIGLWGRSMGAVTSLLYGAEDPSIAGMVLDSAFSNLFDLMMELVDVYKIRLPKFTVKVAVQYMRRVIQKKAKFNIMDLNCLKVSPKTFIPALFGHASGDKFIQPHHSDHILKCYAGDKNIIKFDGDHNSSRPQFYYDSVLIFFYNVLRPPQVSSACSSKLESYSAAGLDENFLYEIISGLRSACIDVASSSSSAPPASLTTKPTNELISEAMPIMDTDDLLVADNDQNIDEPEGMPIDQFEEGCSFTSSNRESWGRCSSLGGSEEDESLAVGEGDQVEKADIGNTEQKPIESTRQQEEEEKEERKEKKMKKGVETDAKKPKREKLERLEAFSKRLRLGIIKRVNHGRHRSSQP from the exons ATGGTTCTTCTTCCATCTAACATTACTGTTTTCACACTTGACTTCTCCGGTTCTGGCTTATCTGATGGTGATTATGTTAGCCTTGGCTGGCATGAG AAAGATGATCTCAAGACTGTGGTTTCTTACCTGAGAAGCAGCAATCAGGTGTCTCGTATTGGACTTTGGGGACGGTCTATGGGTGCAGTTACCAG CCTTCTCTATGGAGCAGAAGATCCTTCAATTGCTGGAATGGTCTTAGACAGTGCATTCTCAAACTTATTTGATCTTATGATGGAACTAGTGGATGTTTACAAGATCAGACTTCCTAAATTCACA GTTAAAGTGGCTGTACAGTACATGCGGCGAGTAATTCAGAAAAAGGCCAAGTTTAATATCATGGATCTCAATTGTCTCAAG GTTTCACCAAAGACTTTTATTCCAGCTTTGTTTGGGCATGCAAGCGGAGACAAATTCATCCAACCTCATCACTCTGACCACATTCTCAAGTGCTATGCG GGAGACAAAaacatcatcaagtttgatggTGATCACAACTCCTCACGGCCGCAGTTTTATTATGATTCAGTGTTAATATTCTTCTACAATGTTCTACGCCCGCCTCAAGTTTCTTCAGCTTGCTCATCTAAACTTGAAAGTTATAGCGCTGCTGGTTTGGACGAG AATTTTCTGTATGAGATCATCTCTGGGCTTCGTTCGGCATGTATCGATGTTgcaagttcttcttcttctgcaccTCCTGCCTCTCTAACAACAAAGCCAACAAATGAGCTCATCTCAGAAGCCATGCCCATTATGGATACT GATGACTTGCTTGTAGCAGACAATGATCAGAACATTGATGAACCTGAG GGGATGCCTATTGATCAGTTTGAAGAAGGATGTTCATTCACAAGCTCTAACAGGGAAAGCTGGGGTAGATGCTCTTCACTAGGAGGctctgaagaagatgagagcTTGGCTGTCGGCGAGGGTGATCAG GTCGAGAAAGCTGATATTGGAAACACAGAACAGAAGCCAATAGAGTCCACTAgacaacaagaagaagaagaaaaagaagagaggaaggagaagaaaatgaagaaaggAGTTGAAACAGATGCAAAGAAGCCTAAACGAGAGAAACTGGAAAGGTTAGAGGCTTTCAGCAAAAGACTCAGGCTTGGCATCATAAAGCGAGTAAACCATGGAAGACACCGTTCTTCGCAACCTTAA
- the LOC103833995 gene encoding ras-related protein RABB1c, which translates to MSYAYLFKYIIIGDTGVGKSCLLLQFTDKRFQPVHDLTIGVEFGARMITIDNKPLKLQIWDTAGQESFRSITRSYYRGAAGALLVYDITRRETFNHLASWLEDARQHANANMTIMLIGNKCDLSSRRAVTTEEGEQFAKEHGLIFMEASAKTAQNVEEAFIKTAATIYKKIEDGVFDVSNESYGIKVGYGGIPGPSGGRDGSTPQGGCCG; encoded by the exons ATGTCTTACGCTTATCTCTTCAAGTATATCATCATCGGCGATACTG GAGTGGGGAAATCATGCCTTCTGCTTCAGTTCACGGACAAGAGGTTTCAGCCGGTGCATGATCTCACCATCGGTGTTGAGTTTGGGGCTAGGATGATCACCATCGACAACAAGCCCCTCAAACTCCAGATCTGGGATACC GCTGGTCAAGAATCATTTAGGTCTATTACAAGATCCTACTATAGAGGTGCTGCAGGGGCTTTGCTTGTCTACGATATCACTAG GAGGGAGACATTTAACCATCTAGCCAGCTGGCTAGAGGATGCAAGGCAGCATGCTAACGCTAATATGACCATTATGCTCATTGGGAATAAGTGTGATCTTTCCAGCCGAAGGGCAGTCACCACAGAGGAAGGTGAGCAGTTTGCAAAGGAGCACGGTCTTATTTTCATGGAGGCCTCTGCCAAGACTGCTCAGAACGTTGAAGAG GCATTTATTAAGACAGCGGCAACAATATACaagaagattgaagatggtGTGTTTGATGTGTCAAATGAGTCGTACGGAATTAAAGTTGGATATGGAGGAATCCCTGGGCCATCAGGTGGTAGAGACGGATCCACACCGCAAGGAGGTTGCTGCGGCTAA